A window of Diadema setosum chromosome 2, eeDiaSeto1, whole genome shotgun sequence contains these coding sequences:
- the LOC140240785 gene encoding histamine H1 receptor-like, producing MASGLGVGSKLGETYLEVEQASNSQWLFTEDDFSGFSGYSMNDTNFNESTVTPSETERPLELVVPIAAAMSCVSLVTTIGNALVILAVRTERRLQTVSNYFIVSLAVADLLIGLFVMPLSIIYFVEGKWLLGLALCQSWLTIDYVSCTASIFNLCILSLDRYWSISSPLKYMKKRTTRRAMVMISMAWLFSTTWVIPVVGWHAFERNGQRVVPDTVCDTEFHANVVFKVLTAILNFYIPLTAMLFIYGKIYYEIKCRSKMCVGQKSSGKKQYSIRNTANMIPLPVPVDVCPNNAPSNEEVEGEEEEHNASWIPDFDSLSTSKDTSQEYADQSESCPQNIARRIRKGEVDTQLKNISHLTLATMGLAGIVGPTIAGGANLSCKRTSKKKVVDSDALAIKQVKRILPEDKHEHKVEANVPMIREPSVCNSNAACELELEGELIQMQEINGNIGNNESKSILRPSNSFLCPDRPNANGTTKRRISFTVDAVASKEELEPLRRNSYDERKASSSKYRGVKYQKESSSPTHLLPHDGSSPENASPSRDRLRVEPHRNGGLTGKFSFARFSIRRGKTSEFLRDRIRRFSLNKERKAAKQLGIIVSCFVTCWLPYFISFMVTAYCPNCINPNVHSALIWLGYVNSTMNPFIYPLCNSNFRKAFKKIFSVSSCCSSSKTKPQGRTSYRRSRCK from the coding sequence ATGGCGTCGGGTCTAGGCGTTGGGTCTAAACTAGGCGAGACTTACTTAGAAGTCGAACAGGCAAGCAACTCCCAGTGGCTCTTTACTGAGGATGATTTCAGTGGCTTTTCCGGGTATTCCATGAACGACACCAATTTCAACGAGAGCACAGTGACACCTAGCGAGACTGAGCGACCTTTGGAGTTGGTCGTACCCATCGCTGCAGCCATGTCTTGCGTGAGTCTAGTGACGACTATCGGAAATGCTTTGGTGATTCTGGCCGTGCGCACTGAACGACGACTGCAGACAGTCAGTAACTACTTTATCGTCAGTCTTGCCGTAGCAGACCTCCTTATTGGGCTCTTCGTTATGCCACTTAGTATTATCTACTTTGTCGAAGGCAAGTGGCTTCTCGGGCTTGCTTTGTGTCAGTCATGGCTGACCATCGATTACGTTTCGTGCACTGCTTCCATCTTTAATCTCTGTATTCTGAGTCTGGACCGTTACTGGTCCATCAGCTCGCCGTTGAAGTACATGAAGAAGAGAACTACTCGGCGAGCCATGGTGATGATTAGCATGGCGTGGCTCTTCTCCACCACCTGGGTCATTCCCGTTGTAGGATGGCACGCTTTTGAGCGGAACGGACAAAGAGTTGTCCCTGATACAGTATGCGACACTGAGTTCCATGCAAACGTCGTGTTTAAGGTCCTCACAGCAATACTCAATTTCTACATTCCATTGACGGCTATGTTGTTCATATACGGCAAGATCTACTACGAGATCAAGTGCCGCTCTAAGATGTGCGTCGGTCAAAAGTCGTCCGGTAAAAAACAATATTCGATCCGCAACACCGCAAACATGATACCTCTTCCCGTTCCAGTGGATGTGTGCCCAAACAACGCTCCGTCTAATGAAGAGGTGGAAGGTGAGGAGGAAGAACATAACGCGTCTTGGATACCAGATTTTGACTCGCTAAGCACGAGCAAGGATACCTCACAGGAGTACGCTGATCAGAGCGAGTCGTGTCCTCAGAACATTGCGAGACGCATCCGTAAAGGTGAGGTCGACACACAGCTGAAAAATATTTCACATCTAACCCTGGCGACTATGGGACTAGCCGGAATAGTTGGACCCACCATAGCCGGCGGTGCCAATTTATCCTGCAAGAGGACTTCAAAAAAGAAAGTGGTAGATAGTGACGCGCTAGCGATTAAACAAGTCAAACGAATTTTGCCAGAAGACAAGCACGAACACAAAGTGGAAGCAAATGTTCCAATGATTAGAGAGCCATCTGTTTGTAATTCCAATGCTGCGTGTGAGCTTGAACTGGAAGGTGAACTTATTCAAATGCAGGAGATAAATGGAAATATTGGAAATAACGAGTCGAAGTCGATACTTCGGCCCAGTAATTCATTCCTGTGCCCCGACCGACCCAACGCAAATGGCACAACAAAGAGAAGGATATCTTTTACTGTCGATGCGGTTGCGTCAAAGGAGGAGCTAGAACCGTTAAGACGAAATTCATATGATGAGCGAAAGGCAAGTAGTTCCAAGTACAGAGGTGTGAAATACCAAAAGGAAAGCTCCAGCCCCACCCATTTGCTTCCGCATGACGGCAGCAGTCCCGAGAACGCATCCCCAAGTCGCGATAGATTGAGAGTGGAGCCACACAGAAACGGAGGACTAACAGGCAAATTTTCTTTCGCACGATTTAGCATCCGCCGCGGAAAGACCAGTGAATTCCTGCGTGATCGAATACGCCGCTTCTCTCTGAACAAGGAGCGCAAGGCCGCCAAACAGCTCGGCATCATTGTCAGTTGCTTCGTCACATGCTGGCTGCCGTATTTCATCTCGTTCATGGTTACCGCCTACTGTCCTAACTGCATCAATCCCAACGTACACAGCGCCCTCATATGGCTGGGTTACGTGAACTCCACAATGAACCCTTTCATTTACCCCCTATGTAACAGTAATTTTCGGAAAGCTTTCAAAAAGATCTTCAGCGTCTCATCATGCTGCTCATCGTCAAAGACAAAACCGCAGGGTAGAACTTCATACAGGAGATCAAGATGCAAATGA